DNA from Candidatus Eisenbacteria bacterium:
CCAAAGGTGGATTGGCCGCCGGTGTTGAGGTCTCCAAAATCGATTGGGTGATCTCAGTGCCCAAGGCGGGGATTCCTTCCTGCATGAGACTCAGCTCGTCCCATCCTCCCGCCTCCAGAATCTCCTTCTCGGGCATCAGCCGCCATGCGCCCCGATCAAGAAAACTCTTCCAGGCCTCGGGCACCTTTGGCCCCACGACAACGACCTCCGGCAGATCACCAGTGAGTGATCCAACCTCCGTGCCGATTTCCAGACCGAATAACCGCGAAAGCCGGAGCGAGAGATCCTCCGGATCAGGTGAGAGAACCCGAACAACATGAAAACCAGGTTCCGCCAGCATCTTGGGAAGAAGGTCGAGGGCTTCAGGACGAAGCCCGACCATGGCGAGACGCAATATTTGTGGATCTTTCATTTTTTAATTCCCGAACCCGATATCCTCCACGGATGGGTCCCCCGAGAAGGCTTGGAAAATTTCATGAATCGTGTTGGAAGTGAAGACACCGCGATAGGTCACCTGCCAGCTAGCGGATGCTTGATGCACGTGGCTTTCAATAATTTTGACCTCGAGCTCTTCAAGCAGGCTTTGTACAACCTGAACCAGCCGTTCGTCACAAATTTTGAGTCTTAGGGTCAAAACCCGTCCACGGTGCTGGATGATCTTCTCCCACCGATCCAGGATGGTCAGAATTGCCCAGGCAAGGGCCGTCCCACCGACGGCTCCCGAATAGAATCCGGCGCCGATCGCCATGCCGATGGCGGCGACCGCCCAGATTGAGGCAGCGGTCGTGAGACCATAGATCGCCCCGCGGGCCTGAAGGATTGATCCGGCGCCGAGAAATCCGACACCGGTGACGATCTGGGCCGCGATACGGGAAGGATCGGTCAACTTCGAGTTCAGCAGAATCGGTGAATAGGCGGAGATCAGCATAAAAAGACAACACCCGAGGGAGACAAGCATATGGGTTCTGAGTCCCGCAGGCTTTCGTTCTTTTTCCCGCTCGAAGCCGATAATGCCCGCCAAAAGGGCAGCCCCCACCAATCGGAGGGCTATAATTGAAATATCATTAAAGGTGTCCAACTCTTTATCCTATTTTCCGGCCTTTTTCTTATATTTCAAAGGGTTAGGCTAATAGTCTCACATGTTGGATGAGGACATCCGGATCAATCTCCTCAAGACACAGCCGGTGTCCCATCCAGCACCACTTCGCCCCATGAACATGACACGGACGGCAGGGCAGGTCCACCTCGACGATTGAATGCCGCCCGATCGGCGTATAACCGAATTCGGGAACCGTCGATCCGAATATCGAGATAACCGGCCTTCCGACTGCCGCCGCAAGATGCGCCAACCCTGTGTCCCCAGCCACGATGACCCGGCACCCGGACATTTCCAGTGCAACCTCTTTCAAGGGCGCCTGGATCACCCGGTGCCCTTCCATCTCATCCCTTCCCATCTCCAGCGGCCGCTCCGGGTCCCAGAACCAAACCGGTTCGTATCCTTCTTGAAGCAATCTCTTAGAAAAATCAATATAGGTCTTTAATGGACACTCCTTAAGGGGATACCTTGCATGCGGCACCAGGCCAATCCGCTTTTTGGAGAGTGCCGATACTTCTGGGCCGAGACGGTCCAGGATCGCCCCCGCTATCATCGGCGGCTCTCCATCAGCTGGAACCCAATCGGCGACCGGCTTGAGAAATCGCTGGAGCAAGTGCGGGGGTCCCTTGTATCGGCGGCCGGCCACCACCAATCCCCGGCGATGAAGGGCGTAGGATCGGATTCCAATTCTCTTCTTCCAGGAGTAGCCGTAGGCCAACCGCCGGCCCTTGAGCCCCCCCTGAAGATCCCAAAGAATCTGATACCCTTCAGGAGAGGGATCCGCCTTGGAAAGAGGCAAGCGAAGATGGCGTACAGAAGAGCAAAGTGAAATCAGTTCCGCATATTCGGGCCGGGTCAAAAAATCAATCTCGA
Protein-coding regions in this window:
- a CDS encoding MgtC/SapB family protein, whose amino-acid sequence is MDTFNDISIIALRLVGAALLAGIIGFEREKERKPAGLRTHMLVSLGCCLFMLISAYSPILLNSKLTDPSRIAAQIVTGVGFLGAGSILQARGAIYGLTTAASIWAVAAIGMAIGAGFYSGAVGGTALAWAILTILDRWEKIIQHRGRVLTLRLKICDERLVQVVQSLLEELEVKIIESHVHQASASWQVTYRGVFTSNTIHEIFQAFSGDPSVEDIGFGN
- a CDS encoding glycosyltransferase family 9 protein, which produces MVKTPIGQPEWMWRAESWNGPILVVRGSSLGDILMALGAVHLLKNQRPDLEIDFLTRPEYAELISLCSSVRHLRLPLSKADPSPEGYQILWDLQGGLKGRRLAYGYSWKKRIGIRSYALHRRGLVVAGRRYKGPPHLLQRFLKPVADWVPADGEPPMIAGAILDRLGPEVSALSKKRIGLVPHARYPLKECPLKTYIDFSKRLLQEGYEPVWFWDPERPLEMGRDEMEGHRVIQAPLKEVALEMSGCRVIVAGDTGLAHLAAAVGRPVISIFGSTVPEFGYTPIGRHSIVEVDLPCRPCHVHGAKWCWMGHRLCLEEIDPDVLIQHVRLLA